Within the Plasmodium coatneyi strain Hackeri chromosome 6, complete sequence genome, the region ATATATAAAACTGCTTGGCACATGTAGGaacgtacatatattacaTTATCGCATAcggatatatattttacatcCTTTGCAAGCAACATTTCTAGTAATTTACGCAACACAACagtaaaagtttttttttttttttttacatgttaTTGGAAAATGCTTAATCGCGTAATGCATTTCATTGTCGTCAAAGGGGATACTTTGTAATTTGGagaacatacatatatatattgtgtatatgttttttttcatttcatgcCTTCTCCAGCGTTGCTCGGAATTAATGTTACCTTGAATTAGCAGGTCAAACACGCCTACGTGTGCAGCGTATCTTGCTGGGCTTGCCTCGTACACTGTGCATACACCTGACacgcatatatgcatatatacatataagcATATACGTGTTTGTGTTTATCTGTATGCATTTATTaatttgcttccttttttgcatacaCGCGTGAGCATCCTTTAAATGTCACCTCGCAGGGAAAAGCACCCACATTACACCTCCGTGTATGACGTTTCGTACCCCCTTCTTCTGTGAAATTAtataaagaaaggaacacCCAAAAAGATGCTTTAACAAAAGAGAGTGCCCTCAGTATGTGTCGTTAGCATATCCATTTTAATGCCACTTTGCATTTGCATCAAATCAGTAGTTCTTCTACCCCACTTACCTGTTACGCCTTCGCACCGCTGACCCTGTTGAGGATTAAATTGTGTGTCCTCTTGTGTTGcctatatgtgcatatatataaacaattgTGTATAGTAAGAATTACTCGATTACCGCCCCGAGTACGAGACTATAAACCGGTTTACACGTACCAACGTACCACACATATACAATTTTCAAATTCCTTTCGCGAAAATGAGTGGAGATTTCAAAACGAACTTCGCGGCCGACTTCCTCATGGGAGGTGTCTCAGCGGCCATTTCCAAAACAGTAGTTGCACCAATCGAGAGGGTAAAAATGCTTATCCAGACTCAGGATTCCATTCCAGAAATTAAATCAGGACAAGTGGAAAGGTATTCAGGGCTAATCAACTGCTTTAAGAGAGTATCGCAGGAACAGGGGGTTATGTCCTTCTGGAGAGGAAACACAGCTAACATTATTCGTTACTTCCCAACCCAAGCTTTCAATTTTGCATTTAAagattattttaaaaatgtcttCCCCAAATATGACAAAAACACAGAttttagcaaatttttttgtgttaatATTTTATCCGGAGCAACAGCAGGTGCTATTTCGCTGTTAATTGTGTACCCCCTCGATTTTGCAAGAACAAGATTAGCATCGGATATCGGTAAAGGGAAGGACAGACAGTTCACAGGATTATTTGATTgcttaacaaaaatatataaacaaacTGGTCTGTTGTCCCTATACAGTGGTTTCGGCGTTTCTGTCACAGGTATTATTGTGTATCGAGGTTCCTATTTCGGATTATACGACAGTGCCAAAGCTCTCCTATTTaataatgataaaaatacaaatatcATCCTAAAATGGGCAGTCGCACAATCAGTAACCATATTAGCTGGGCTCATTTCCTACCCCTTCGATACTGTTCGAAGGagaatgatgatgatgtctggaaggaaggcaaaggaagaaattcaaTACAAAAATACCCTCGATTGTTGGtttaaaattatgaagaatGAGGGATTTGCTGGATTCTTTAAGGGCGCTTGGGCTAATGTCATTAGAGGTGCTGGAGGAGCTCTTGTGCTCGTCTTCTACGACGAATTGCAGAAGTTGATGTAACGGGCTCAGTGCAGATACATTATAATTGGTGAGGACGGAGATTCTTTCTTGTCCGTCGCTGCAAAGTTGCCAAATTGCCCAATAGGCAAGCCATCCAGTtgcatgttcctttttttttttttttttttttttttacgcgtgAATACATATGCACAGCATGACAGCAAATACGCAGAGAAGGACGAGGATGCCACTCTCCATTCTCCCCCAACTGTGAGAACACGCCTGTGAGGATTGATCATTTTTGAAACGTCctatttttacacagttcCAAAGCGCATACACAGTTCTCCAGTTCGCCCGTAAGGCTTACAGGCATGTAAGAACGCACACTTCGGTATTTTCATCCATTTTATTAACTGCTTActttcctattttattttattatatttttttttttttttttatgctctGCTCCACCGCCGTTGTCAAGgcgtatacataatatatgctTGTGTGCGTATGCGTAACTATACACATTTGTGCAACGTTTTCAGCCACCCCTACACTTTTTACGAAGCATTCGTCGTAATTCAGCTACCGTGAACATTACAGTGGATGCGCGATGCATTTCGTTCCATTGCTTCCTCTTCGGCAAcgctttttaaataatttatcaaacatgggaaa harbors:
- a CDS encoding Adp/atp transporter on adenylate translocase, which codes for MSGDFKTNFAADFLMGGVSAAISKTVVAPIERVKMLIQTQDSIPEIKSGQVERYSGLINCFKRVSQEQGVMSFWRGNTANIIRYFPTQAFNFAFKDYFKNVFPKYDKNTDFSKFFCVNILSGATAGAISLLIVYPLDFARTRLASDIGKGKDRQFTGLFDCLTKIYKQTGLLSLYSGFGVSVTGIIVYRGSYFGLYDSAKALLFNNDKNTNIILKWAVAQSVTILAGLISYPFDTVRRRMMMMSGRKAKEEIQYKNTLDCWFKIMKNEGFAGFFKGAWANVIRGAGGALVLVFYDELQKLM